The following are from one region of the Stigmatella ashevillena genome:
- a CDS encoding phytoene desaturase family protein, with translation MTGAVSGVGARYPRGMPESWYDAVVVGAGFGGMSTALELAQRGARVVLCEALNYPGGCASTFQREGYAFEAGATLFSGLAEGQLFGQWIRRHGLAVEVDWLDPLVELRTHALRLSVHRDRHLFLEQLCALPGAPAQGLRGFFAYQRQVADALWALFDEPALLPPLDVHALVRHAARAPRYVPLLRWLGRPLGAVLVHFGLERFTPLRTYLDGLCQITVQCSAAEAETPIAMAAMDYYWRGTGHVRGGIGRLGEGLLEAITRCGGEVRLANRVKALVPEPGGWRVVTRQGVLRARHVAANVLPQGMLRLLDLPPERLPRLSGLAGRVAEGWGAAMLYRVVHAPEGRGAEPCHLELVQDEALPFIEGNHLFVSISGAADEGRAPAGQRTLTVSTHVPLRALRDSSAEEQVRYVEDIHSRMREGLARLAPEWTGDVRHELTASPRTFERFTRREGGAVGGVPRRAGLGHYRELGPRPVMKGLWLVGDSVFPGQSTLAAALGGVRTAARIAASR, from the coding sequence GTGACGGGAGCGGTATCGGGCGTGGGAGCGCGCTATCCACGGGGCATGCCAGAGTCCTGGTACGACGCGGTGGTGGTGGGAGCGGGTTTCGGGGGAATGTCCACGGCGCTGGAACTGGCGCAGCGCGGGGCGCGCGTGGTGCTGTGCGAGGCGCTCAACTACCCGGGGGGCTGTGCCAGCACGTTCCAGCGGGAGGGGTATGCCTTCGAGGCAGGTGCCACGCTGTTTTCCGGATTGGCCGAGGGGCAGCTCTTCGGCCAGTGGATTCGCAGGCATGGGCTGGCGGTGGAAGTGGACTGGCTGGATCCGCTCGTGGAGCTTCGCACCCACGCGTTGCGGCTGAGCGTTCACCGGGATCGGCACCTTTTCCTGGAGCAGCTCTGCGCCTTGCCCGGCGCTCCCGCCCAAGGATTGAGGGGGTTCTTCGCGTATCAGCGCCAGGTGGCCGATGCACTCTGGGCGTTGTTCGACGAGCCGGCCCTGTTGCCGCCGCTGGATGTTCATGCGCTGGTGCGTCACGCAGCGAGGGCACCCCGGTATGTGCCGCTGCTGCGCTGGTTGGGACGGCCGCTGGGAGCGGTGCTGGTGCACTTCGGGCTCGAGCGGTTCACGCCCTTGAGGACGTACTTGGATGGGCTGTGTCAGATCACCGTCCAGTGCAGCGCCGCCGAGGCGGAGACCCCCATCGCGATGGCGGCCATGGACTACTACTGGCGGGGGACGGGGCATGTGAGGGGGGGCATTGGGCGGTTGGGGGAGGGGTTGCTGGAGGCCATCACCCGCTGTGGGGGAGAGGTCCGGCTCGCCAACCGGGTCAAAGCGCTGGTGCCTGAGCCTGGAGGGTGGCGGGTGGTGACGCGCCAAGGCGTGCTGCGGGCCCGCCATGTGGCGGCCAATGTCCTGCCTCAGGGCATGTTGCGCCTGCTGGACCTGCCGCCGGAGCGGCTGCCGCGGTTGTCAGGGTTGGCTGGGCGCGTCGCGGAAGGGTGGGGCGCGGCCATGCTGTACCGGGTGGTGCACGCGCCGGAGGGAAGGGGGGCGGAGCCGTGCCATCTGGAACTCGTCCAGGACGAGGCCCTTCCCTTCATCGAGGGCAATCACCTGTTCGTCTCTATCAGCGGTGCGGCGGACGAGGGACGAGCTCCCGCAGGGCAGCGCACGCTCACCGTCTCGACCCATGTCCCTTTGCGGGCGCTGAGGGACAGTTCCGCGGAAGAGCAGGTCCGCTACGTGGAGGACATCCACTCCCGGATGCGGGAGGGGCTGGCGCGGCTGGCGCCGGAGTGGACCGGGGACGTGCGGCATGAGCTGACGGCCTCTCCTCGGACCTTCGAGCGGTTCACGCGCAGAGAGGGAGGGGCGGTGGGAGGGGTGCCCCGGCGCGCGGGGCTGGGCCACTATCGCGAGCTGGGACCCCGGCCGGTGATGAAGGGGCTCTGGCTCGTGGGCGACTCCGTCTTTCCGGGGCAGAGCACCCTGGCCGCGGCGCTGGGAGGTGTCCGGACCGCTGCCCGCATCGCCGCCAGCCGGTAA